Proteins from one Chroococcidiopsis sp. CCMEE 29 genomic window:
- a CDS encoding type II toxin-antitoxin system VapC family toxin — MRILLDTHIFLWFISGDAQLLTNVRDAIRDPGNEVYLSAVSVWEAIVKYQLGKLPLPESPETYLPKQRDLHQIASLALDESSVTQLAKLPPLHRDPFDRMLICQALQNGLTIATVDAAVRAYSVSVL, encoded by the coding sequence ATGAGAATTTTGCTAGATACGCATATCTTTTTGTGGTTTATCAGTGGTGATGCCCAGTTGTTAACGAATGTTCGAGATGCAATTCGTGATCCAGGCAATGAGGTCTACCTGAGTGCAGTTTCTGTCTGGGAAGCAATTGTCAAATACCAGTTGGGCAAGCTTCCTCTGCCAGAGTCCCCCGAAACGTATTTGCCCAAGCAGCGCGATCTTCATCAAATTGCCAGTCTTGCTCTTGATGAAAGTAGCGTGACTCAATTGGCTAAACTGCCGCCATTACATCGTGATCCATTCGACAGAATGCTTATTTGTCAAGCATTACAAAACGGTTTGACCATTGCGACAGTAGATGCGGCAGTTCGTGCTTACTCAGTTAGCGTCTTGTAG